The genomic stretch ttcaaaattaaaaaaataggaagtttattatgtaaattatgaataataaaatattaatttattattctttttataaatccgggatatgatagtttatttttaaaatttgatatgatttctaccGCTGTAGAAGAAGCTAAAAATACAAGTACATTATCTATGAATTAATAGGTTCCCTTTTAgttcatgaataaaaaataaatagatctTTATATATAACTTCATAACATGCTATTTAATGAAGATATATTTGAaagactaaaaataaaaattcagaaagactaaaattaaaaatttagaaGTCATATCTTAAGGGAGAGATCAAAATAGTAAAGATTATGATCGATCAAATAAATGTTAGAGGAACACGAACGAAGATAACAAAGAAACCCGTCGGATGTTTTTGTTGCAAAAAAATTAGACATATTGAAAAAGATTActagtacaaaaataaaaatccaaaatGTTCCTCTATAATCTTATTGAAAAAAAAATGGTCatcttgaaaaaaattattggaatagaaatcaaacaaattatgagaaaaataatgatgaaaaaaggataatttttttttatagcatGTTTGGTTTTTGATAGTAGATTCAGTAATAGATAAGGGAGAAGTTTGTTCCAAAGGCTTGATAATTTAGTCAAATTAATAGTACAGATGGGAAATGACAATAAGATTCAAGTGGAAGAAAAAGGAACGCTAAATCTggaaaaaaattatcaatgatATAATGTTTAtttctattttaaaataaaatctcattagtatagGGAAATTAATGAGAAAaggatattatgttatttttaatgatgaaaaatgcttgatttatgataataaaattaaaaaattgatagtaATTATGAGgatgacaaaaaataaaatgtttcCTTTATTATTTTCAGATTTCTACTTAGATGCTATTGTTAAATGAATTGACATTATAATATAAAAGTTTTGATTATCTAAATTTTTATGGGTCTATACAAACTATCTCACACGACAAACTCTTCAAAATTCAAACTAATAAGATGATGTCTTAGAATAAAATTAAAGTTGATGAAAGTTCTAATAAAAGCAATGAGAAATCAAAGAAACAAGAAGTTTTAGATTTTTTCTTATCTACCGCTACCAAAATAGAGAGCATTAGCAGTAATAAAAATGAGGATGATAACTTATAAACATTCAAAAGGGTAACAAGTTAAAAaatatcaaacattaaaaaaaaatagctCTCATGAGTCTTTTGAGAAAAGTGAAGATAAATAATTCctaaagatttaaaaaaaaagttaaagatgTAAAAATATTGGATGCAATACCGAAGACGAGTTTGTCGATATATTCACAAAAACTTtagtaaaagaaaaattttacctTGAAGATAACTTTAAGttacaactatttgaattaagggagtatattaagattaatttaaataattaagattAGATAAAGTAAAAGATaaagatttagatttaaataaataaattaggatGAAAAGATTTATTTAGAATATAATAGATCTTTTCAttgttttaaaaattaaattgcaTCAATCCAAAACATAGTTTAAAGTCCGTCTATTATTCTCTTTCCCTTCTCCGAGTTTTAGGTAAAAACCAATAATAAGATGATAGAGAAGATAATGGGTGCAGTGAAAAGGCAACATGCAGAGACTCGATCAGTGTCGAGATCTTGGCCATGGGTGACACAACATTGTTCTTCATGCCAAAAGGAACGGACAGTTTCTTCAGTAAAGTTGTCCTCTTTGACCTTTCTCTCGAATATATGCATTTAGGTTTTTGTGACTGCACCTACTGGTTGTTTTTGGTGATTATTATATGTCCCTTGAAGTGAATTGCCAGAAAGCCGGATTGCTCGTTCTCATCCTCTGGCAAACTGCTGCAGCAACACATGCTTCATTGGGACAATTGTAGGTGATGGCTGCCTCAGATAAGTGCTTCTTGGTTAATTATTACTGCTCCACTTGATGCAACAAAATAATGCCTACCTCAGATCAAAGCTGCTGATCAAGTGGCAGAAGAACATGAATATGACCTTTCGAGTTTTATCTTCACTGTAGATTAGTGCTTCTCTTCCTTTTTGACATGCTTTTTGAACTGGTCATTAGATTTGTTGATATCCACTATATCACAAAAGGTGaatggaaaaagaaagaaagcacaTTGGGCTACTGGCTCCTTCGAGATATACATAGCATGATATGCATGCAAGGGTAAGTTATAGTGATAGCCACAATAATGGAGCTGCTAATATGATTGGATAAACCAAAAGCTGAGTAAAACCTCCCCCAGGAAACGAGTGAGATGTAGAACGAAGCCAGTTTCAACCTCTCCCTCCACACTCACTTCCCACTTTCCCTAAGAGAGCAAGGACATGATCCTTAGTGGGAAACGTGTCCACCTATAAGGATTCGATTCGTATCTAAACAATAGTTTCCCACCTCTGAGTTGGGCAATAATTGCTTGCACAAGCTTaaagcaagaggagtactcaatTCATCAGTTGATCTAGTCACATCAATTATAGCTCTAGAAAGAGAAGTACATTAATTGTTCCATCATGAGCACAAATCTATGCTGCAATCATGGGATGCTTCACTCTATATCCGGTCACTGTGACTGTTCTGAGAGAATTAAGGAACACGAGGAGGGGAGGAACTTCCACTCGTATTGTGGGTTCACCAAAGGCCCCTCCTTTACAGGGAGACACACACATCAAGCCACCTTTTTTACGCACGCGCATCAACAATGGAGGTGGCTATAGTGGGAGGAGAGAAGACCCCGTGATCAATGGAGCTAGCTCGGTCGTCGGGCCAACAGCCAACGCGGGCATGCTCTATATCATCCACCCATTGGGTACATGAACGATCTAAAGTCAGCTCTTGGCAATGAAGTGAAGAAAATGGATCATATAATTGAGCTTTGTGAGCTTTAAGACGTGTGCATGCAACACGAACATGCTTCCCTTTGGCGTCTGAGCAGAAGCCAGATGGAATCCGTGGCAGAGATGTGAAGTATAATGGCTGGTCCCGCATTGAGAGGTGGTGACACTGTTGCAGTCCCTTAGGCGCATAACATGATGAACAGTGTAGGCCATGGGAATCAGTGAGAAGATGGTAAGTGATGGGGAGAACAAGACACTGAGCGGACAAGCCAAGACTACTTCGTACTTAACATAATCTGACCTTTCAAGATTACTTTGTCCCTGAAGAATATAATTCAGCCACATATGTGATCAGAATCCTTCAACTTTGTTGCTCAAAAggagagagaatatatatatatatatatatatatatataaagaaaatattcatattttgatatttttccaaTCAGTActcacattttatttttttattttttaaataagactcctgattaaaaaaatatctaagctatctctcaatttttttagcttattatagtgttttgatCACCACAATAAAAGCATAATaaagtttattaaaaatataataaattatctaAATAGACTCTTGACCtcaatcaaactaattataagtctaaaaatataatattataatgatttatgaGTAATGATAATCAATGAGGCATCATATGATATCACCTATAATGTTTTTCAATGTTGTTTATGgtatttttatcatattaataAAATACTATTAATGCAATTAAAAAACACTATAAACAAACTAAATGAAAATACCATaacaattaaaaattaataaaaaataggtGAGAAAATTTGGCAAAAAACTTTTAACGGATATTttggattttttaatttaaagttatTATTTTGAAAAAAGCGATACCTTTTGGGAAATACctaaaatatgagtattttatatgaaaatagtATATATATAGTTGAATTTTTGGAAAAGTTTCTCTCTTCTCGAGTctccatttttttaattttctaataatatcatttttttatttaatatctatAATACTCTTGATTTAAGAGTGAGCTAGCTACCTATCCCTTTGTCCTCCTTTCCTATGAACCAATTCATAGGGTAAATCAatctagttataatatttttatattatatttaatatttctgataatacaaaaatattataatgtgaTAAAAAAtactatgttatagtattttcagtaATACTAGAAACACTATGatgtaatattttaatattattatgatgtAAATGACATGACAAATCCTTAACACTATATGCCAATACTACCATTTTATCTTTAACACCTCATCTACGTATGGTCGAGCAATTTGACTGATATGTGAGAGTCATTTAAATGATCTTTTGTCACTATCTTAATTTTATGTAACTGTATCCTATAAGTGTTAGTTGAAAAATGAATAAAAACGATCTTCACACACCCATTATCGTGCAAATCGAATGATGAATGGGCGTAATGATCTAGCGCTATTTGATGACGATTTTGACTAGCATAGCAAATTGATATAATGGTTCGACACTAATGAAGGGCAGTTATGGTTAGTTTTTGCTTTTGATATCATACAAGCAACGTAATAGCCCCCCAAGTATCCACTATAAAAAGAACCATGTAAGTATGCCTAGGGGACACACAACAATCTATGTCTGACTTATCCAACTTATCCAGCTCGATTATCGACTTAAGCATCGGAGAGGTATTGTAAAAAATACTCATGACATAATTTTTATAAGGTTCAAATGTCTGACTCAGAGAGTTTTCACTTTGAGATAGGTTAAAAGAAGAATCAGGTTGAATCTAAGTTAACCTCTTGCTTGAAAAATCAAAATTGACTCTAACAAATTACACTAAAAGGAGGGCCGACCTATATGTCTCAAGAAAAACTCATGAGCCCATGAATCCAAAGGATTTTAATCCCTCGAATTTGAATGAACTAATTCTAACAGCTCCGAATGCTCTCTTGTCGAATCTTCTGGTTTTAACGATCCCAAACCAAAGGCAATCTAGAATGTTAGTCAATCTGAATTCTCTCCCCATGCCAGACCCTAACCTTTTCCGATGGCTTTTCCAAGACTCATTCTTTATCCAACCACCTCCCATAACTCCTGCAACCCTGATTATTCCTATAAAAATCTTTCATATCCTAATCCAACAAATGTAGATTTAATTAAAAGAGTCTCCCTACCTTCCACAACTTGCCCATCAAACCCCATCTGCATTAGCTCTACTAATCATGACTCTTTTTCTACTACTAATTCCTATTCCCAACGTAGCAGTCAAGTTTTGCGTGGCTTAGGCCCAAGTATCATCAAAGATGCACTCCCCGCCGTTAGCTCAAAATTTAATTCCTCCATTGAAACCAAAATTCATGAATGAGTTGATCGCTTAATCGATCGACCTCCCAGCTAAGATTTAAGGCTATCCTGATAAAATGGATCAATAGTTGAAGGATATTCCTAGAGAAATAAAGCAAGGAAAGTAGCTAGAGATACACTCATACTTAAGatctcttttataaaaaaaatataagtaaATAATCGATCCCTCAAGGCTTCAAACTTTCTATTggacatttatgatagaaaatctgACCCCTTAAAACATATTATGATGTTTACCTCATAGATGACCCTCTATGAGACTATAGACTCTCTTATATGTTGAAGTTTCCTTACAACTCTTAGGGGAGTGGCATAGGAATGGTTTATCAAGCTCCTCCTTAAGCTAATCTCCTCTTTTGGATAGTTGGATAAATTAGTTTGAATTTAGTTTTATCGGCTATAAACTCTAAAAAAAATCCACAACTTCTTTTTTGGCCATACACGTTAGGAGGAAAAGAAATCTCTAAGAGAATTATATGAGGAGATTCAACGACGAGGTTCATTTGATCACTAACTCAACCCCCTCTATTCTAATCAATGCGTATATCATTGATCTCCAGCTTTTAAAGTTTTTCTATAAAGTTATCACTCAAAACTCATGGTGATTTTTTTAAAACTTTTGGGAAGAGGCCAACCGCCACATCATTATGGAATCAATAATTACTGAGAAAATAAAGGATGTAGATAAGAAAGTGGCGAAAGAGGAAAGGACTCAACGTTCAACCACATGTAGAGATTATGAAGTGATGGCCAAGAAGTAATCATGTCCCCTCCTAGTGAGACTTCACACCTCTCAATACCAGACCAATTTCCACTATGCTTCTCAATTCGGGAAGTGGGGAGGCATGtgttatggtgaaaattatatgaCTGATCCCTCAGCACTATATGCCAACACTATCATTCTATGTTTGATACCTCATCTCCACATGGTCAAACCATCTAACCGATATGTGGGAGCAATTTAAGCAACATTTTGTCACTACTTCAACTTCATGTAACTGtatcatataaataataattGAAAAATGAGTACAGGCGATCTATATAATTATCATGCAAACAATGTGATGAATATGCATAATAGTCTAACATTGGTTGATGGCAATTTTGATTAGTGTAACAAATGAATATAATGGTTTGATAGGTGGTTATGGCTAATTTTTATACTTTCGTTGTCATAAAAATTATGTAATATTGCTCCTAAGCACTCATTATAAAAGGAGCTACATAGGTATACCCAAGAGACACACAATAAACTCAATCCAATTCATCCGATTAGATTATTGAATTAAGTATCAAAGAGACATTGTCGAACATTCAACTTAGAAAAGTTTCATCTTGAGACTCACTCAaagaagaaccatgttgaatccaAGTTAGCTTCCAACTCAAACAATCAAAATTTATTCtaacaattatattataatattttatattatattataatatttttataatattattaaaaataatataatataatataaaatattataattggattgattcattgaaaaaaaaaaagataggtgGCTACGGTATTTTAGATATAgggaaaaaaaatactattaaggAATTGAGAGATACTTTTCGGAAAAAGCTAAAAAGAAGAGTTTTTCTTACAAATTgactacataatatatatatatatatatatatatatatatatatatatatatatatatatatatatatatatatatatatatatatatatatatatatatatatatatatatattggagatGGGAAGTGTACGCAGGGTCATAAATGGGCCTTGAGTCATAATGGGCCTTTAGCTGAACGGACCCATTGGACGCGGCCTCTTATTGGCTCCTCCTCCCCTGTTCCTTCTCCGTCTCCACTCGGAAAGCTCGCACCAGCCTGGTGCATCAGGTTGCTCTTCCTCGCTCGGGGCTGATTCCCCGTTCCTCTCTCCCGAAAGCACGTGATTCGAGGTTACAGGGATTGCGCGTGCCCAAGCCCCCAAGGTGACCGCTTTTCGATTATCCAGCACGCAGAGTTCTCTGTTTGATTTACTGCACGTGGGATTTTATCGTCACTATAGGTTTTTCCGAAGTATATTTGACTAAAATTAGTCATTGTAGTACGCTAGGCTTCGATGCAGAACTTTTTCTTAGCAAGAATTCTTGAGATTTCCTACGCTGTGATGTGTCCTCTCACTGGAAATGCTGTTCATGTAACATCTTCTGGTCACACAAAGCGATTTTGGGTATTGGGGTTTTTTGTTTAGGGTTCAGTGATTGGGTAATATGTTAAGGGTAACTTAATTATTGTTACAACTTCCAAGATCAAGCGGCATTGACTTAATTAGTTTTGTTACTTTAAGAATCTGGATAAGGTTGTCTCCTTCTTGCTTTGCAATCACCATATGCACAAGCTACGAGTCTGGAATTATCTTTAAGTGGTCTCACATAAATGGTGGAAGGCAATTACAACGCAGTAGAGAATCCTATCTCATAGGTTGAAGGAGTCTGATGACACCAAGTTTAAGAATCCTGTATCTAATAGGTTTAAGGAGTCTGATGTACCACTTTTGAGAAGCTTGGATATTATGAGTTGCAGCTGCTGTTGTTGGGTCGACGATCAGCATAGGTATATAATTATCTTTCTCCTTCCTTTGCATTTACAGTATGCACAAGTTACCAGTCTGGAATGATCTTTAAGTGGTTTTACAAAAATGAAGGCAATTACAATGCAGTAGTGCATCCTATGTCTAATAGGTTAAGGAGTCTGATGATAACAATTTTGGAAATCATATATCTATAGGTTTAAGGACTCTGATGTACAAATTTTGAGAATCATCTAGCATAGATATGTTGGGCCATTGTGGTGGCTTCAGAGCAAAGTATTACGGGCTGAGCAGTTTCAAATAGTTGTACTTTTTCTAAAGAGAAcatcgcaaaaaaaaaaaaaatccataaagAAATTTAGCTCAATTACGTTCCATCTTAATTAGTTTGACTGAAGACAGAATTAACAGGTATTCTTCCTATAAACTCTGTAATAACAACAATAGGGCTAATGTATCCCTTGGTTCTAGCTAGCATCACAGGTATCTATGCTTTCTTGCAAGTCAGAAGATTATTTTCATCTACTGTGTAGCCACGTGAGATCCATATTTGCAATTGTTTGACATGATGAAGAATTTGGTCTCTGCTGCAAGATTCATGCTTAGGGTCGGTGGGCAAGCAACTGATATCTCATCTAGAGATCAGCTTTGCTTTATCTGTCATTCTGCTGGCAAGCCTGTAGCGATAGAGAAATTTAAGCAGGAACATTTTTGTCATCTCCTTGCAGCCAGCTTGAAGTAGGATCCTACATTCTTCATGTCTTTTATTGTATACCGTATGTTCATTTCTTGTTGATCACTGTTTCATCATCACAAGAGTCCTCTCTTGTTGTCTTTATGTCAGCAACCTGGCTGCTGATCATTTAATTTTCGTTTTCTTTCTTCCAAActataaaatattacaagtttGAAGCAACAGCTATCTCTTTGTAACTGTCCCATATCATTTTGACATGACAGTTGCTGATAGGTGACTCATTCTAGGCTATTGGACACAACTTGAGCCATTCCTGTACTTCATTATCTAATGAATGACGACCAGTTCATTTGTATTTCCATGGTCTGTTGATAATCACCGATTGTCATCATCCACTTTGAATATGGAGGTCAAAATCAGTTTGAGCTTTCAATATAGTTACAAATAATCAGCATAATTTTAGTTAAATTGTCATTCTCTTAACACCCACTTACAGCAAGACACATGAAGTACACAATAAGCAGAAATAGCATGTAGATGGCTTCTAATCACATTTACATGTGAAGAAAAAATTGCAATTCTATGTCTCAGTAGCTTCTTGACACTAGTCTTCTACTGTTCTTGAGAAGCCAAATGCTGAATGTCTGCGGCTTCAATCTTTGGCGCTTTGCACATTTCATATAGCAATTGAGATGGTCAGAAATAGAATCAGTGCCTGTTTCTGTGAACCTGGAAGCACAAATTTATGGCATATTAGATAGTGTTTCCTGAAACAAAGACCAATCTTAAATGTGATCAAAGAGATTATGTTGACATTTGTAAATATGTACCTCAAACCCTGCCAATGATCGGCAGTAATTGATATTTGTTAGCACTGTGCTCGTTGATCCACATTCACTGTCTTTGAGGGACATGTTGGACTTATCTAGCTTGATAGACCAAGGATGATACTGATACCCATTGGCCGTCATGCCGAGATGCGAAGATGATCGCTGCATTTTTATGCTTCTAGGAATGTTTCTTCCATCCACTGATGGTCTCCGCCTGCTTGTTTGCCTCTCGATTGTATCAGTTCGTTGACGTGGTGCACTCTGTGACCTTGCCTTTGCTCTTGAAGATTCAGTGTTGGCCATGTAGTTTGGAAAGGGATAATCACAAGAGTGTGATGGATCAGGCACTGAAATAGCTGATAAGTACTGTGGACTGCTCTGTGCTGTCGCGAACGAGAAATCCTCGAAATGTCCGCTGTAAGTCCTAGGGCTCATTTCCGTCAAGACAGATGGAGCAGGTGAGAATTGTTGGTATTGGACTATCTTGGAAGGTGTATGGACATGGCCATAATATCCAGAAAACCTGTGATCTTTTGCTTCAGTTTCTGTGATTGAATAACTGTATCTACTCTTTGTATTGCCTCTCGGTCCACCAAGATCCATCTCCACAATCTTAATGTTCTCTTCAGCATTTCTATCCATATCCTACAGGCATGTTAATGTTTTTCATTAACAATGGTAGATCTAGAAAATTGGTTTTTGAATGAGTTTAGTAATGCATTTGTCACTCTCTTCTCTGTTAGTAGATTCAGGCATTGGATTTGACTTACATGTGATTGTCTAGATCGTGGGTGCTGAGGTGATCTCCTGTGGATGGACTGCCTCTGTGGGACAACATGCGACTCTTCAGCCATGCGGATCCTCTGGGCTCGAGCTCGCTCTTGAGCTGTCACCAGAGCCTGGATGCGGAGAAGGGTAGCAGCAGCCTGCTTCCTTACTAGGTGACCTCTCACCAGAGCTTGCAGCTTTACCAGGCCTCTCAATGCACATAGAGCTTTTCTAGCCTGCAGTAAGATTTGATTCTGTTACATTAGTATTATCTTTTACTACCGTCATAATTCCCATAAATTTTAGCCTAGATCTTACATATAATGCAGAATTATATGCATCTTGTTTACTTGAACTCGACTGATCTTGGTTTTAtggagaagattttttttttaaactacaaAGATGTTGCTGGTTTAATGCTTATGATGTATCTCTGCTGTTATTGATGGATTCACGAGATTGGTCCTACTTCTTAAGCTAATTGCAGATTAAGGAAGCTATGGCATGCATCAGTTTGTATCCCCTTTATTTCTCATTCTAG from Musa acuminata AAA Group cultivar baxijiao chromosome BXJ1-3, Cavendish_Baxijiao_AAA, whole genome shotgun sequence encodes the following:
- the LOC135624702 gene encoding protein IQ-DOMAIN 19-like; the encoded protein is MGKAGRWLRNFLTGKKDANKEKAESSSPLPTKTRSVPISVPAPKEKKRWSFRRSACPGKSLGSPELSISAPVQGLSEAEIEQKRHAMAVVVATAAAADAAVAAAQAAAAVIRLTTASTKQKTSAVEEDAAVKIQSAFRAYLARKALCALRGLVKLQALVRGHLVRKQAAATLLRIQALVTAQERARAQRIRMAEESHVVPQRQSIHRRSPQHPRSRQSHDMDRNAEENIKIVEMDLGGPRGNTKSRYSYSITETEAKDHRFSGYYGHVHTPSKIVQYQQFSPAPSVLTEMSPRTYSGHFEDFSFATAQSSPQYLSAISVPDPSHSCDYPFPNYMANTESSRAKARSQSAPRQRTDTIERQTSRRRPSVDGRNIPRSIKMQRSSSHLGMTANGYQYHPWSIKLDKSNMSLKDSECGSTSTVLTNINYCRSLAGFEVHRNRH